Proteins from a single region of Mailhella massiliensis:
- a CDS encoding manganese-dependent inorganic pyrophosphatase produces the protein MASPSRPQRIQVFGHKNPDTDSVIAAIALAELQNQRGMPSSPKVQGSTSPETNFVMQRFNIKPPRILESAAGQQVSLVDFSDIAQAPFGFESSTIVSVVDHHKLGDVTTASPLEMWVWPVGCSNTILKAMYDFYGGYVPTYLAGGMLCAILSDTVLFRSPTTTDADRRAAEELAEIAGVTDIMELGMEMFRAKSDLHDSADNLFQRDYKEFEINGRKVGVGQLELMDAHMIDPIKADLFKAARKLLEDHECHTVLFLATDIMKEGSQMLAVSRDLSVTEKAFSVTLTPYNMPKVRNVAPAYARDGEPEYHEHKSAAGAPWADELAEQWMPGMMSRKKQVMPFLMEAFNSLD, from the coding sequence ATGGCTTCCCCTTCCCGTCCCCAGCGCATCCAGGTGTTCGGCCATAAAAACCCCGATACCGATTCCGTCATCGCCGCCATCGCTCTGGCAGAGCTTCAGAATCAGCGCGGTATGCCCTCCAGCCCCAAGGTACAGGGCAGCACGAGTCCCGAAACCAACTTCGTGATGCAGCGCTTCAACATCAAGCCTCCGCGCATTCTGGAAAGCGCGGCGGGCCAGCAGGTCAGCCTCGTGGACTTTTCCGACATTGCGCAGGCGCCCTTCGGCTTTGAAAGCAGCACCATCGTCTCCGTGGTGGACCATCACAAGCTCGGCGACGTGACCACCGCCTCTCCTCTGGAAATGTGGGTCTGGCCCGTGGGCTGCAGCAACACCATTCTGAAGGCCATGTACGACTTCTACGGCGGCTATGTGCCCACCTATCTCGCGGGCGGTATGCTCTGCGCCATTCTTTCCGACACGGTGCTGTTCCGTTCCCCCACCACCACCGATGCCGACCGCCGCGCCGCCGAGGAGCTTGCCGAAATCGCCGGCGTTACCGACATCATGGAACTCGGCATGGAAATGTTCCGCGCCAAGTCCGACCTGCACGATTCCGCGGACAACCTCTTCCAGCGCGACTACAAGGAATTTGAAATCAACGGCCGCAAGGTGGGCGTGGGACAGCTCGAGCTCATGGACGCCCACATGATCGACCCCATCAAGGCCGACCTGTTCAAGGCCGCCCGCAAGCTGCTGGAAGACCACGAATGCCACACCGTTCTTTTCCTCGCCACGGACATCATGAAGGAAGGCTCGCAGATGCTGGCAGTTTCCCGCGATCTTTCCGTGACGGAAAAGGCCTTCAGCGTCACGCTCACGCCGTACAACATGCCCAAGGTCCGCAACGTGGCCCCGGCCTATGCGCGCGATGGCGAGCCGGAATATCACGAACACAAGAGCGCCGCAGGCGCCCCCTGGGCCGACGAACTTGCGGAACAGTGGATGCCCGGCATGATGAGCCGTAAAAAACAGGTTATGCCTTTTCTCATGGAGGCCTTCAATTCGCTTGACTAA